The following are from one region of the Eubacterium sp. MSJ-33 genome:
- a CDS encoding GntR family transcriptional regulator, which translates to MKLDMNIDEYLPLREVVFHTLRKAIIQGELQPGERLMEVSLANKLGVSRTPVREAIRMLELEGLVVMVPRKGAEVAKITVKDLKDALEVRMTIDSLSVKLACERIDEEEKQEIKQACVAFREAVKSKDVKAIVEGDERFHNTIYRASKNQKLITIAMNLREQVYRYRFEYVKDFSYHENLIREHDQITEAILAGDVETAQEIMKQHIYNQEQIVIRNLQKED; encoded by the coding sequence ATGAAATTAGATATGAATATTGATGAATATCTGCCACTTCGGGAGGTTGTATTTCATACATTGCGTAAGGCGATTATACAGGGAGAACTGCAGCCGGGTGAGCGTCTGATGGAGGTTTCTCTTGCCAATAAGCTGGGTGTCAGCCGGACACCGGTGCGTGAGGCAATTCGGATGCTGGAGCTGGAAGGGCTGGTTGTCATGGTTCCACGAAAAGGTGCCGAGGTTGCAAAAATCACAGTCAAGGACTTAAAGGATGCGCTGGAGGTGCGTATGACGATTGATTCTTTGTCAGTGAAGCTTGCGTGTGAGCGTATCGACGAGGAGGAGAAGCAGGAAATCAAGCAGGCATGCGTGGCGTTTCGCGAAGCGGTGAAGTCAAAGGATGTGAAAGCAATTGTAGAAGGCGATGAGCGCTTTCATAATACGATATACCGTGCATCGAAAAATCAGAAGCTGATCACGATTGCGATGAATCTGCGGGAGCAGGTATACCGATATCGGTTTGAATATGTGAAGGATTTTTCTTATCATGAGAATTTGATCCGTGAGCATGACCAGATTACAGAGGCGATTTTGGCAGGCGATGTGGAAACTGCACAGGAGATTATGAAGCAGCATATCTACAATCAGGAGCAGATCGTGATTCGAAATCTGCAGAAAGAAGATTAA
- a CDS encoding spore germination protein: protein MDWKDLYDDKNKLKVPLRSSLAENKKVLNILFDNCGDVVQKSFAMERAEGMVYMHVIYIDGLTKNEMIEETILKPLSYEWRGNSARDVWDSILYQEVQTADIVEETSFDKMVGSILKGDTAILIDGYARAMIVSSKKLPLRGISENDTEGGMRGPKDSFNEGFRQSTALIRRRVKDAKLRVEQDTIGERTRTDYALVYLADVASEDLVKRVREDMHRYDIDAIYDSGMAQHLMENWYSPFPTFQSTTRPDKVAAGITEGRVAIVFDNSPEVILAPCNLNMLLQTSDDYYNRWAVGTFARIIRYIAAFLAVSLPGLYIAITVYHSDTLPTKLLYAIASARSMVTFPVIVEMLLMEFLFELLREAGIRLPGPLGNTIGIVGGLIVGQSAVEAGIVSTMVVIVVALTAIASFAIPNEEFASVFRLLKFFVIIPSAIWGLYGYILALLVIVVHLSGLMSFGIPYMYPVVAGNGKRAYANQDFVFRAPISWMRKRPIFAREDARVRLREDVAGTKENGGEQLTGEGEKHESDRR from the coding sequence ATGGACTGGAAAGATCTGTATGATGATAAAAATAAACTCAAAGTGCCTTTGCGGAGTAGTCTCGCTGAGAATAAAAAGGTGTTGAATATATTATTTGATAACTGTGGTGATGTGGTACAGAAGTCTTTCGCGATGGAGCGGGCGGAGGGCATGGTGTATATGCACGTCATCTATATCGATGGATTGACCAAGAATGAAATGATTGAGGAGACAATCTTAAAGCCGCTTTCTTACGAATGGCGGGGAAACTCGGCAAGGGATGTCTGGGACAGCATCTTATATCAGGAGGTGCAGACAGCGGATATTGTAGAAGAGACATCGTTTGATAAGATGGTCGGGTCGATTCTGAAGGGAGATACCGCAATTTTAATCGATGGCTACGCGAGAGCCATGATTGTTTCGTCGAAGAAACTGCCCCTGCGTGGAATCTCTGAAAATGACACGGAAGGGGGGATGCGTGGTCCAAAGGATAGTTTCAATGAGGGATTCCGGCAGAGTACCGCGTTGATTCGTCGCCGGGTGAAGGATGCAAAGCTGCGTGTGGAACAAGATACGATCGGGGAGCGCACACGGACGGATTATGCGCTTGTGTATCTGGCAGATGTAGCATCCGAAGATCTGGTAAAGCGCGTGCGTGAGGATATGCATCGCTATGATATTGATGCAATCTATGACAGTGGAATGGCACAGCATCTGATGGAAAACTGGTATTCTCCATTTCCGACATTTCAGTCGACAACCAGACCGGACAAAGTGGCAGCAGGAATCACGGAGGGCAGAGTGGCAATCGTATTTGATAACTCACCGGAGGTGATCCTTGCACCCTGTAATCTGAATATGCTGCTGCAGACCTCGGATGATTATTATAATCGTTGGGCAGTTGGAACATTTGCGCGGATCATCCGGTATATCGCTGCATTTCTGGCGGTGTCTCTGCCGGGATTGTACATCGCGATCACGGTGTATCACAGTGACACCCTGCCGACGAAGCTTTTATATGCGATCGCATCGGCACGAAGCATGGTGACATTTCCGGTGATAGTCGAGATGCTTTTGATGGAGTTTTTGTTTGAGCTTCTGCGGGAAGCGGGGATACGTCTGCCGGGACCGCTTGGCAACACGATCGGTATCGTCGGGGGTCTGATCGTTGGGCAGTCTGCGGTGGAGGCGGGAATTGTGAGTACGATGGTTGTGATTGTGGTGGCTCTTACTGCGATCGCGAGTTTTGCAATTCCAAATGAGGAGTTTGCATCGGTATTTCGTCTGCTCAAGTTCTTCGTGATCATTCCGTCTGCAATCTGGGGATTGTATGGGTATATTTTGGCGCTTTTAGTGATTGTGGTGCATCTGTCCGGGTTAATGAGTTTCGGAATTCCGTATATGTATCCGGTGGTTGCCGGAAATGGAAAGCGGGCATATGCAAATCAGGATTTTGTATTTCGAGCCCCCATCTCGTGGATGCGGAAACGTCCGATCTTTGCACGGGAAGATGCGAGAGTGCGGTTGCGGGAGGATGTGGCTGGAACTAAGGAGAATGGTGGTGAACAGCTGACAGGAGAGGGGGAGAAACATGAATCTGACAGACGGTAA